Proteins encoded in a region of the Flammeovirga yaeyamensis genome:
- a CDS encoding trimeric intracellular cation channel family protein, whose protein sequence is MEEIIYYIGVIGSFALAISGALVGMNKKLDPFGVIIVAFVTAVGGGTLRDTLLEGRDVFWIADPSYIYFILGGAFFAMIFQDKLDRFRTSLLLFDTIGLALFSVAGVQIGLSFDLPYIICVILGVITGAFGGVSRDILVNEIPVVFQKEIYATISIIGSILYIILYHFECSRLINQMIPIASIIVLRTFVVYKEVTLPSIYKNDEVVDEEEW, encoded by the coding sequence TTGGAAGAAATCATTTATTACATCGGTGTCATAGGGTCTTTTGCATTAGCAATCTCAGGGGCTTTAGTGGGCATGAATAAAAAACTTGATCCTTTTGGAGTAATTATCGTTGCTTTTGTCACTGCTGTTGGCGGTGGAACATTACGAGATACCTTATTGGAAGGAAGAGATGTCTTTTGGATAGCTGATCCTAGTTATATTTATTTCATTTTAGGTGGTGCTTTTTTTGCGATGATTTTCCAAGACAAACTAGATAGATTTAGAACTTCTTTATTACTATTTGATACCATCGGATTGGCTTTATTTTCTGTTGCCGGTGTTCAAATAGGTCTGTCGTTCGACTTGCCCTATATTATATGTGTGATTCTTGGTGTAATTACAGGAGCATTTGGTGGGGTATCAAGAGATATTTTAGTAAATGAAATTCCGGTAGTCTTTCAAAAAGAAATTTATGCTACCATAAGTATCATTGGTAGTATTTTATATATCATTTTATATCATTTTGAATGCAGTAGACTCATTAATCAAATGATCCCTATTGCTAGCATTATTGTATTGAGAACTTTTGTAGTATACAAAGAAGTGACACTTCCATCAATTTATAAAAACGATGAGGTGGTCGATGAAGAAGAATGGTAA
- a CDS encoding SusC/RagA family TonB-linked outer membrane protein produces MNRIFLMLTSIILFSAGASYAQERNIKGTVTDASDNAPLPGVNILIKGTTQGAVTDFDGNFEVQVEEGQDVLVFSFIGYETTEFNIANSSEVKISLAPDAEELDEVVVTALGIKRDERSLGYAVSEVKSDDLGENSSANLMNSLNGKVAGVQITPVSGPASSSNVTIRGNAVLSGSNQPLYVVDGVPMSNSNFENADDMDNGGIDTGDGLSSINPDDIESMSVLKGPAATALYGTRAINGVILITTKSGEKRKGLGIDFSTGVNFDVVGITPTMQNQYAHGTQGAFPNDMDASEATRMWGPKVTPGMTTNTYFDGKERTVQHYNIYDELYKTGVTFNNSISLTGGNETSNVRFSYSNMNNSGNVENSTFNRHTFNFRGSTKLMNEKLTLDSRVTYTHQEANNRMAMGNSVYNYQNALMGIPNTTSMDWLRNYKGADGRPIGYDAINNNPYWTMYEVNNRDQQDRMLGMFSLNYEFNENLNLVARGGTDVTTFRQNVLDPLYTPRYEQGRAFERTNLNAENNFDFLLQYNKKFGDFDISATGGGSYMYQVMDATDIGSLNFVSEDQQHPGAGTDRFIALNRYERAIASVYATASIGYKGYLFLDVSGRNDWSSTLPIGNNSYFYPSVSTSWVFSDMDWNTPEWLSFGKLRASWAQVGSDTDPYSLHLQYNVNGMQGGRPGFGYSMGGIEGQMIPNQNLRPSMSSSYEFGLDLRLFNNKVGLDLAYYNQTATDQILPVDVSSASGFNQALINAGEIQNRGVELMINYSPIQTDNFSWDMMFTAAYNQNEVVSLTEGVESYLLMPTSGSVSVQAIPGQAYGVIMGTTYVRDDVGNIVVTENGLPVVSDEVSEIGNSIQPWMAGWRNTFNYKNFSLSVLIDGKFGGQIYSQTNASMYANGKHEDTIEGRHDFYYGNGWNPGNLVLENGEAFTGSVDPELYYRQVALINEQFVYDASFIKLREVSVSYRLPANTLEKTPFRNLSVTAYGNNLGYLWRNTPNIDPEASFTSGNGQGIEWFNMPLPRTFGFKLNANF; encoded by the coding sequence ATGAATAGAATTTTCTTGATGCTGACAAGTATTATCTTGTTTTCAGCAGGGGCGTCCTATGCTCAAGAAAGAAACATCAAAGGTACTGTAACAGATGCTTCTGATAATGCACCACTTCCAGGTGTAAACATTTTAATTAAGGGAACAACACAAGGTGCCGTAACTGATTTCGATGGAAACTTTGAAGTACAAGTTGAAGAAGGACAAGATGTGCTAGTTTTCTCATTTATCGGATACGAAACAACTGAGTTTAACATTGCAAATTCTTCTGAAGTAAAAATCTCTTTAGCTCCTGATGCTGAGGAATTAGATGAGGTAGTAGTCACTGCCTTAGGTATTAAAAGAGACGAAAGATCTTTAGGTTATGCAGTTTCTGAAGTAAAATCAGACGATTTGGGTGAAAATTCATCTGCCAATTTAATGAACTCATTAAACGGTAAAGTGGCAGGTGTACAAATTACTCCAGTATCTGGTCCAGCTTCATCATCTAACGTAACCATTCGTGGTAATGCAGTTTTATCGGGTTCAAATCAACCGTTATATGTAGTTGATGGTGTACCAATGAGTAACTCAAACTTCGAAAATGCAGATGATATGGACAATGGTGGTATCGATACAGGTGATGGTCTTTCATCAATCAACCCAGATGATATCGAGTCAATGTCAGTACTAAAAGGACCTGCAGCGACAGCACTTTATGGTACTCGTGCCATCAACGGTGTTATCTTGATTACAACAAAGTCAGGTGAAAAGAGAAAAGGTTTAGGTATCGACTTCTCAACTGGTGTTAACTTTGATGTTGTAGGTATCACGCCAACAATGCAAAACCAATATGCTCACGGTACGCAGGGTGCTTTCCCTAACGATATGGATGCTTCTGAAGCGACTAGAATGTGGGGTCCAAAAGTGACGCCTGGTATGACAACTAATACATATTTTGATGGTAAAGAGCGTACAGTTCAGCATTACAATATCTATGATGAATTATATAAGACTGGTGTAACGTTCAATAATAGTATTTCATTAACTGGTGGTAACGAAACTTCAAATGTTCGTTTCTCTTACTCAAACATGAATAACTCTGGTAACGTTGAAAACTCTACGTTTAACAGACATACATTCAACTTTAGAGGATCAACAAAGTTGATGAACGAAAAATTAACATTAGATTCAAGAGTTACTTACACTCACCAAGAAGCCAATAACAGAATGGCGATGGGTAACTCGGTATACAACTACCAAAATGCTTTGATGGGTATTCCTAATACGACAAGCATGGACTGGTTGAGAAACTATAAAGGTGCTGACGGTCGTCCAATTGGTTACGATGCAATCAACAATAACCCCTATTGGACAATGTATGAGGTGAACAACCGTGACCAACAAGATAGAATGTTGGGTATGTTTAGCTTGAACTATGAGTTTAACGAAAACTTGAACTTAGTAGCTCGTGGTGGTACTGACGTTACTACATTTAGACAAAACGTTCTTGATCCTTTATATACACCAAGATATGAGCAAGGTAGAGCATTCGAGAGAACAAACTTAAATGCTGAAAACAACTTTGACTTCTTATTACAATACAATAAAAAGTTTGGTGACTTTGATATTAGTGCAACAGGTGGTGGTTCATACATGTATCAAGTAATGGATGCAACTGATATTGGATCATTGAACTTCGTATCAGAAGATCAACAACACCCAGGTGCAGGTACTGACCGTTTTATCGCATTAAATAGATACGAAAGAGCAATTGCTTCAGTATATGCTACAGCATCAATTGGTTATAAAGGATACTTATTCTTAGATGTTTCAGGTAGAAATGACTGGTCATCTACACTTCCAATTGGTAATAACTCCTACTTCTATCCATCAGTATCTACTTCATGGGTATTCTCAGACATGGATTGGAATACACCTGAATGGTTATCATTTGGTAAGTTGAGAGCATCATGGGCACAAGTAGGTTCAGATACTGATCCATATAGCTTACACTTACAATATAACGTAAACGGTATGCAAGGTGGACGTCCTGGTTTTGGTTACTCAATGGGTGGCATTGAAGGACAAATGATTCCTAACCAAAACTTGAGACCATCAATGTCTAGCTCTTACGAATTTGGTTTAGACTTGAGATTATTCAACAACAAAGTAGGTTTAGACCTTGCTTACTATAACCAAACAGCAACGGATCAAATTCTTCCAGTAGATGTATCAAGTGCTTCAGGTTTTAATCAAGCATTAATTAACGCAGGTGAGATTCAAAATAGAGGTGTGGAATTGATGATTAACTACTCACCAATCCAAACGGATAACTTTAGCTGGGATATGATGTTCACTGCAGCATATAACCAAAACGAAGTAGTATCATTAACTGAAGGTGTAGAATCATACTTATTAATGCCAACATCTGGTTCTGTATCTGTTCAGGCAATTCCTGGTCAAGCATACGGTGTGATCATGGGTACGACTTATGTAAGAGACGATGTAGGTAATATTGTTGTGACAGAAAATGGTTTGCCTGTAGTAAGTGATGAGGTTTCTGAAATTGGTAACTCAATTCAGCCATGGATGGCAGGTTGGAGAAACACATTCAACTACAAGAACTTCTCATTATCAGTATTGATTGATGGTAAGTTCGGTGGTCAAATCTACTCTCAAACAAACGCTTCTATGTATGCTAATGGTAAGCATGAAGATACGATCGAAGGTAGACATGATTTCTACTATGGTAACGGATGGAACCCAGGTAACTTAGTACTTGAAAATGGTGAAGCGTTCACAGGTTCTGTTGATCCAGAATTGTACTACAGACAAGTAGCCCTAATCAATGAGCAATTCGTTTACGATGCTTCATTCATCAAATTGAGAGAGGTATCAGTATCATACAGATTACCGGCAAATACATTAGAGAAGACTCCATTTAGAAACCTATCGGTTACAGCTTATGGTAACAACTTAGGATACCTTTGGAGAAACACTCCAAACATTGACCCAGAAGCATCATTTACTTCAGGAAACGGTCAGGGTATCGAGTGGTTTAACATGCCGTTGCCAAGAACATTTGGTTTCAAATTAAACGCTAACTTCTAA
- the dnaE gene encoding DNA polymerase III subunit alpha: MAYIIYDTETTGLPKNFNAPLSDLDNWPRVVQLAWQLHDDHGKLIKAQNLIVRPDGYTIPFNATKVHGITTEHALEHGHPIVDVLNEFKKDLTKADRQIGHNLQFDINVTGAEFLRAGIDSTIQEVTVIDTMTSSTDFCALPGGRGGKYKSPSLTELHNKLFGVPFADAHDAAYDVDATARCFFGLIEHGVVEPINDVAVEAVVYEAPELDEANFAFKTASKNKGRGSISKDEGLARLKDVPFTHLHTHTQFSILRATCTIGDLVAKSKEFGTEAVCLTDHGNMYTAYHFVRDVLKADLKPIVGCEVYLVNDRKKRKFTRDDPDRRSNQVLIAKNKAGYHNLAKLSSEGFIEGAYTDRDGTYARIDKEILLEYKDNLIATTGGLQSPVNNLILNVGEEQAEQEFVWWLENFKDDFYIELCRHGLEEEDHVNDVLLRFAEKYDVKYFAANNVYYIDEEGASAHDILLCVKDGEKQSTPIGRGRGFRFGFPNHEFYFKSADQMKELFYDLPEAIECTQDIVDKIEPYELARDVLLPAFDIPDEFKDEEDEKDGGKRGENAFLRHLTYEGAKKRYGEITPDIDERLDFELKTIENTGYPGYFLIVQDFTTEARNMGVSVGPGRGSAAGSAVAYAIGITNVDPIKYDLLFERFLNPDRVSLPDIDIDFDDEGRQKIINWVVDKYGFNQVSHIITYGTMAAKSSIRDTARVMDLPLSDADRIAKLVPDMKLKKLFGMSDEQLTEKLNNDQIEMANSLKAISTETGLEGQVLNTARVLEGSVRNTGIHACGIIITPDDITKFIPVTTARDADLLVTQFDNSVVESAGMLKMDFLGLRTLSIIKDAIKLIKQRHGIEIDPDDIPLDDRKTYELYQRGETNGTFQFESAGMQKHLRALKPDVFGDLIAMNALYRPGPLEYIPNFIARKHGDEEIVYDIPKMDEYLAETYGITVYQEQVMLLSQSLAGFTKGEADMLRKAMGKKIFALLEQLKPKFIEGGTGNGHDQKALEKVWTDWEAFAAYAFNKSHSTCYSVVAFHTGYLKANYPAEYMASVLTHNMSDIKKVTFFMEECSRMGIKVLGPDVNESEYKFSVNEDGAIRFGLGAVKGVGSGPINAIIEGREEKPYESIFDFIERVNLKAVNRKVMESLAYAGAFDDYEFHRAQYFHIPEGEKFSGIDLILRYGNRVQADKLSAQASLFGGTDGGSVPPPRIPEVEEWSKLVELRFEKEVVGFFISGHPLDMYRMELENFCIPVKNIDLHKQQEIKVGGMITEAKILESKNGNKFGIFSIEDYEQVTQMAMFGEAFNKHRHFLNEGDFVCVIGNVKESYRDKGKWEMNPKRIMALSSVKDHFCKGIDLSVDVASLSDDTIMELVDIVEEHQGNREMSLEVFSKEDNMVVNLFSKTYKVDPTTELLNKLDLLEGIEYRVF, from the coding sequence ATGGCATACATCATATACGATACGGAAACCACGGGTTTACCAAAAAACTTTAATGCACCATTATCTGACTTAGACAACTGGCCCCGAGTGGTTCAGTTAGCATGGCAGCTTCATGATGATCATGGTAAGTTAATTAAAGCACAAAACTTAATCGTGCGACCTGATGGTTATACCATTCCATTTAACGCCACTAAAGTGCACGGTATCACTACCGAACACGCGTTGGAACATGGTCATCCTATTGTAGATGTATTGAACGAATTCAAGAAGGATTTGACCAAAGCGGATCGTCAGATTGGTCATAACCTTCAGTTCGATATTAATGTTACCGGAGCAGAATTTTTAAGAGCAGGCATCGATAGCACTATCCAAGAAGTGACGGTGATCGATACCATGACCTCATCTACAGATTTCTGTGCACTTCCTGGCGGTAGAGGTGGTAAATACAAATCGCCAAGCTTAACAGAACTTCATAACAAGCTATTTGGTGTTCCTTTTGCCGATGCCCATGATGCGGCATATGACGTTGACGCTACTGCTCGATGTTTCTTTGGATTGATTGAACATGGTGTTGTTGAACCTATCAATGATGTTGCCGTTGAAGCCGTAGTTTATGAAGCTCCAGAATTGGATGAAGCCAATTTTGCTTTCAAAACTGCATCAAAAAATAAGGGTAGAGGTTCGATAAGCAAAGATGAAGGTCTAGCACGTTTAAAAGATGTTCCATTCACTCATTTGCATACCCATACTCAGTTTTCAATCCTTAGAGCTACATGTACAATTGGTGACCTTGTAGCAAAATCAAAAGAGTTTGGAACGGAAGCAGTTTGTCTAACAGACCATGGTAACATGTACACTGCCTATCACTTTGTGAGAGATGTTTTAAAAGCAGATTTAAAACCAATCGTTGGTTGCGAAGTGTATTTAGTGAACGATCGTAAGAAAAGAAAATTCACTAGAGATGATCCTGATAGACGTTCTAATCAAGTACTAATTGCGAAGAATAAAGCAGGATATCACAATTTAGCAAAACTATCATCAGAAGGTTTTATTGAAGGAGCTTATACTGATAGAGATGGTACATACGCTAGAATTGATAAGGAGATCCTATTAGAATATAAAGACAATTTGATTGCGACAACAGGTGGTCTTCAATCCCCTGTAAATAACTTGATTCTGAACGTTGGTGAAGAGCAAGCAGAGCAAGAATTTGTTTGGTGGTTGGAAAACTTCAAAGACGATTTTTATATCGAATTATGTCGTCATGGTTTAGAAGAAGAAGATCACGTGAACGATGTATTATTGCGTTTTGCTGAGAAATATGATGTGAAGTATTTCGCTGCGAACAACGTCTATTACATTGATGAAGAAGGAGCGAGTGCACACGATATTTTACTTTGTGTAAAAGATGGTGAGAAGCAATCTACTCCAATTGGTCGAGGTAGAGGATTTAGATTTGGTTTCCCTAACCACGAATTCTATTTCAAGTCGGCCGATCAAATGAAAGAACTATTCTACGATTTACCCGAGGCCATTGAGTGTACTCAGGATATTGTAGATAAAATAGAACCTTACGAATTAGCCAGAGACGTTTTACTTCCCGCCTTCGATATTCCTGATGAGTTTAAGGATGAGGAAGACGAAAAGGATGGAGGTAAAAGAGGGGAGAATGCCTTCCTTCGTCACCTTACTTATGAAGGTGCCAAGAAACGTTATGGGGAGATTACTCCTGATATTGATGAACGTCTTGATTTCGAATTAAAGACGATTGAAAATACAGGTTATCCTGGTTATTTCTTGATTGTACAAGATTTTACCACGGAAGCTAGAAATATGGGTGTATCGGTAGGACCTGGCCGTGGTTCGGCAGCAGGATCAGCTGTAGCCTATGCTATTGGTATTACCAATGTGGATCCCATCAAATACGACTTACTATTTGAGAGATTCTTGAATCCAGACCGTGTGTCCTTGCCCGATATTGATATTGACTTTGATGATGAAGGTCGACAAAAGATTATCAACTGGGTAGTGGATAAATATGGTTTTAACCAAGTATCTCATATCATTACATACGGTACAATGGCCGCGAAATCGTCTATTCGAGATACGGCCAGAGTAATGGATTTACCGCTAAGTGATGCCGATAGAATCGCGAAGTTGGTGCCCGATATGAAACTCAAGAAATTATTTGGTATGTCGGATGAACAACTGACGGAAAAACTGAATAATGACCAGATTGAAATGGCCAATTCATTAAAGGCGATTTCAACAGAAACCGGGCTTGAAGGTCAGGTTTTAAATACAGCTAGAGTTCTTGAGGGATCAGTGAGAAATACTGGTATCCATGCCTGTGGTATTATTATCACCCCAGACGATATCACGAAGTTTATTCCTGTGACAACCGCCAGAGATGCAGATCTTTTGGTGACACAGTTTGATAACTCCGTGGTAGAATCAGCAGGTATGCTGAAGATGGACTTCTTAGGTTTAAGAACTTTGTCCATCATCAAAGATGCCATCAAATTAATTAAACAAAGACATGGAATAGAAATCGATCCTGATGATATTCCATTGGATGATAGAAAGACATACGAACTGTATCAAAGGGGAGAGACCAATGGTACTTTCCAGTTTGAATCAGCTGGTATGCAAAAACACCTTCGTGCATTAAAGCCCGACGTTTTTGGTGACTTAATTGCCATGAACGCCTTGTACCGTCCGGGTCCTTTGGAATATATTCCAAACTTTATTGCCCGTAAGCACGGTGACGAAGAGATTGTGTACGATATTCCAAAAATGGATGAGTACTTGGCAGAGACGTATGGTATTACGGTCTACCAAGAGCAAGTAATGCTTCTTTCTCAATCGTTGGCAGGGTTTACGAAAGGTGAAGCCGATATGCTTCGTAAGGCCATGGGTAAGAAAATCTTTGCCTTACTAGAGCAGTTGAAACCTAAGTTTATTGAAGGTGGTACAGGCAATGGTCATGATCAGAAAGCCTTAGAAAAAGTGTGGACTGACTGGGAAGCCTTTGCCGCTTACGCCTTTAACAAATCCCACTCGACTTGTTATTCGGTGGTAGCCTTCCATACAGGTTATTTAAAAGCGAATTACCCTGCAGAGTATATGGCATCGGTACTTACTCACAACATGAGTGATATCAAAAAGGTGACTTTCTTTATGGAAGAATGTAGCCGAATGGGTATCAAAGTATTGGGGCCGGATGTGAACGAATCGGAGTATAAATTCTCAGTAAACGAAGATGGTGCGATTCGATTTGGTTTAGGTGCTGTAAAAGGGGTTGGTTCAGGTCCAATCAATGCTATTATTGAAGGACGTGAAGAAAAGCCGTATGAATCAATTTTTGATTTTATCGAAAGAGTGAACCTTAAAGCGGTGAACAGAAAGGTGATGGAATCTTTAGCCTACGCTGGAGCATTTGATGATTACGAGTTCCATAGAGCACAATACTTCCATATTCCTGAGGGAGAAAAATTCTCAGGAATCGATCTGATTCTACGTTATGGTAACCGTGTACAAGCAGATAAATTATCAGCCCAAGCTTCATTATTTGGAGGAACTGATGGAGGTTCTGTGCCACCACCTAGAATTCCAGAAGTAGAAGAATGGTCGAAGTTGGTCGAGTTGAGGTTCGAGAAAGAAGTAGTTGGTTTCTTTATCTCAGGCCACCCGTTGGATATGTACAGAATGGAATTAGAGAACTTCTGTATTCCAGTGAAGAATATCGATTTACACAAACAACAAGAGATTAAAGTGGGTGGTATGATTACCGAAGCGAAGATCTTGGAAAGTAAGAACGGTAATAAGTTTGGTATCTTTTCTATCGAAGATTATGAACAAGTCACTCAGATGGCCATGTTTGGTGAGGCATTCAACAAACACCGTCATTTCTTGAATGAAGGTGATTTTGTTTGTGTAATTGGTAACGTTAAAGAAAGCTATAGAGATAAGGGTAAATGGGAGATGAATCCTAAGCGAATTATGGCTCTATCCTCTGTAAAAGACCACTTCTGTAAGGGGATCGATTTATCGGTTGATGTAGCATCTTTGTCTGACGATACCATCATGGAACTTGTAGACATTGTTGAAGAGCATCAGGGGAATAGAGAAATGTCATTGGAAGTTTTCTCAAAAGAGGATAATATGGTGGTGAACTTATTTTCTAAGACTTATAAAGTAGATCCAACTACAGAATTATTGAATAAATTGGACTTATTGGAAGGGATAGAATACAGAGTGTTTTAA
- a CDS encoding dihydrofolate reductase family protein, protein MRKIITYIAMSIDGKIADSKGGVKWLDEFTHKDENYGYEEFYKNIDTTIMGNTTYQHIKNMGVEFPYMGKNNYVITKNREKLKEDHIDYISEDVIGTIRSLKNVPSDKDIWLIGGGKINSLLQDNGLIDEMRLFIAPVLLGNGIPLFSPFGKITKFKLISSKQYASGMVEMRYKKLVVS, encoded by the coding sequence ATGAGAAAAATAATCACTTACATCGCTATGAGTATTGACGGTAAAATTGCTGATAGCAAAGGTGGGGTAAAGTGGCTCGATGAATTCACTCATAAAGATGAGAATTACGGGTATGAAGAATTTTACAAAAACATTGATACTACCATCATGGGAAACACTACTTATCAGCATATAAAAAATATGGGGGTTGAGTTTCCGTACATGGGTAAAAATAATTATGTCATTACTAAGAACAGGGAGAAGTTAAAAGAAGATCATATTGATTATATCTCCGAAGATGTTATTGGTACCATACGATCACTTAAAAATGTCCCCTCTGATAAAGACATTTGGTTAATTGGTGGTGGAAAGATAAATTCATTATTACAAGATAATGGACTCATCGACGAAATGCGTCTTTTTATCGCTCCTGTCCTCTTAGGGAATGGTATTCCTCTCTTTTCTCCCTTTGGAAAGATTACTAAATTCAAATTGATTTCTAGTAAACAATATGCTTCTGGAATGGTAGAAATGAGATATAAAAAACTGGTGGTCTCCTAA
- a CDS encoding SusD/RagB family nutrient-binding outer membrane lipoprotein, with the protein MKKVILNIFVLALVALTSCTDRFLEMNDNDYTSGDMDPKYQFTFIQAKLFSNGHEGYRGNLIMAGPMSGLTGNPQYTQGQGFGRSDGFTEASWTLFYADIAKNVEDIRVRLEARMENEGEQNLGKLSQVAIVRVINFLRITALYGDVPYSEAGKGYSEGILYPKYDSQEDIFEQMVAELLEARENINEGPLFIEDYYYSGNAASWERLANSLLMKIGIYMSAGNPTRGQEIFAEAYNTNNYISSLTESAILEHNESDGPWGQTVNGSGVANEGRVGGQSYQFISHKALVSMQKLEDPRLFWVASHVDNSGPTTAAFMHVDQYSDFDPFAYNEEEGEEFKKIHYRGVKDGDRPDGNRGIFTLNDGTVGYSAFTITKFDDEGNAYNNMDYKFSEGGQYAQLVAVNPGTILHATAPSIIMGSDEVHFMIAEAAQRGWVSANVNSHFKTGVEHAIRKYPTFFGSGSDYVSAYVDLYKNQTNPSYNWEAAVDNYVNMVANNMGKENDPIEDIVYQHWLSQIGNGYNSFALWNRTHFPSFVKATLGSEDRSVKVPLMSADPIENPDAEKLGVEDIELHTGGVTNGYRPARFPYPNREFTVNPTNASEAVNNQNDNPSSDFISAKQFMSF; encoded by the coding sequence ATGAAAAAAGTAATATTAAATATATTTGTATTGGCTTTAGTAGCCCTTACTTCTTGTACAGATCGTTTTCTTGAAATGAATGATAACGATTATACAAGTGGAGACATGGATCCAAAGTATCAGTTTACTTTTATCCAAGCGAAATTGTTCTCTAATGGTCACGAGGGATATAGAGGTAACTTGATTATGGCAGGTCCAATGTCAGGTCTAACAGGTAACCCTCAATATACTCAAGGACAAGGTTTTGGTAGAAGTGATGGATTCACTGAAGCATCTTGGACTTTATTCTATGCAGATATTGCCAAAAACGTCGAAGATATTCGTGTTAGGCTAGAGGCAAGAATGGAAAATGAAGGAGAGCAAAACCTTGGTAAATTATCTCAGGTAGCTATTGTAAGAGTAATCAACTTCTTGAGAATTACAGCTCTTTATGGAGACGTTCCTTACTCTGAAGCGGGTAAAGGTTATTCTGAAGGTATCTTATATCCTAAATACGATAGTCAAGAAGATATTTTCGAACAAATGGTTGCTGAGCTTTTAGAGGCTCGTGAGAACATCAATGAAGGACCTTTATTTATCGAGGATTACTACTATTCTGGTAATGCAGCATCATGGGAGCGTTTAGCGAACTCATTATTGATGAAAATCGGTATCTATATGTCAGCAGGTAACCCTACAAGAGGTCAGGAGATTTTTGCAGAGGCATACAATACAAATAACTATATTTCTTCTTTAACAGAGTCAGCAATCTTAGAACATAACGAATCTGATGGTCCTTGGGGACAAACAGTAAATGGTTCTGGTGTAGCTAACGAAGGTAGAGTAGGTGGACAATCGTATCAGTTCATTTCTCATAAAGCATTAGTTTCTATGCAGAAATTAGAAGATCCAAGATTGTTCTGGGTAGCATCTCACGTTGATAACTCAGGTCCTACAACTGCAGCTTTCATGCATGTTGATCAGTATTCTGATTTTGATCCATTTGCTTATAACGAAGAAGAAGGAGAAGAATTCAAGAAAATTCATTATAGAGGTGTAAAAGATGGTGACCGTCCTGACGGTAACAGAGGTATCTTTACATTAAATGATGGTACTGTAGGTTACTCAGCATTTACAATCACAAAATTTGATGATGAAGGAAATGCTTACAACAACATGGATTATAAATTTAGTGAAGGTGGACAATACGCTCAATTAGTAGCTGTAAACCCTGGAACTATTTTACATGCAACAGCACCTTCTATTATTATGGGTTCTGATGAAGTTCACTTTATGATTGCTGAAGCAGCACAAAGAGGATGGGTATCTGCCAATGTAAATTCTCATTTCAAAACTGGTGTTGAACACGCGATCAGAAAGTACCCTACATTCTTTGGTAGCGGTTCAGATTATGTAAGTGCATATGTTGATTTATATAAGAATCAAACAAACCCTTCATATAACTGGGAGGCAGCAGTTGATAACTATGTGAATATGGTAGCTAACAATATGGGTAAAGAAAATGATCCAATTGAAGATATCGTTTACCAACACTGGCTATCACAAATTGGTAATGGATATAACTCTTTTGCTCTTTGGAACAGAACACACTTCCCATCTTTTGTAAAAGCTACATTAGGTTCAGAAGATAGATCGGTTAAAGTGCCATTAATGTCTGCAGATCCAATTGAAAATCCTGATGCTGAAAAACTTGGTGTAGAAGATATCGAATTACACACAGGTGGTGTAACGAACGGTTATAGACCTGCTAGATTCCCTTATCCAAACAGAGAGTTTACAGTAAACCCTACAAATGCATCTGAAGCGGTGAACAATCAAAATGATAATCCATCATCAGATTTCATCTCAGCGAAGCAGTTCATGAGTTTCTAA